The following are encoded together in the Zygosaccharomyces rouxii strain CBS732 chromosome C complete sequence genome:
- the BOL3 gene encoding Bol3p (similar to uniprot|P39724 Saccharomyces cerevisiae YAL046C Hypothetical ORF), whose protein sequence is MFVRSLQRSISRIQPSWASRLYSQTPEEKLVYDKLAKALEPKSLQVVDVSGGCGSMFAISVISDKFQGLPMVKQHKIVNELLKDHIKSWHGLQLRTKAQ, encoded by the coding sequence ATGTTTGTAAGATCTCTACAGCGTAGCATAAGTCGTATTCAACCTTCATGGGCTTCACGTCTGTATTCACAGACGCCAGAGGAAAAACTGGTTTATGATAAACTCGCGAAGGCACTCGAACCAAAATCACTACAAGTGGTTGACGTATCAGGCGGTTGTGGCTCAATGTTTGCCATTAGTGTCATAAGTGATAAGTTCCAAGGACTGCCCATGGTTAAGCAACATAAAATCGTTAATGAACTCCTAAAGGACCATATCAAAAGCTGGCATGGATTACAGTTACGAACTAAAGCCCAATAG
- the GEM1 gene encoding ERMES complex Ca(2+)-binding regulatory GTPase GEM1 (highly similar to uniprot|P39722 Saccharomyces cerevisiae YAL048C GEM1 Evolutionarily-conserved tail-anchored outer mitochondrial membrane GTPase which regulates mitochondrial morphology cells lacking Gem1p contain collapsed globular or grape-like mitochondria not required for pheromone-induced cell death): MTKETIRVVLCGDDGVGKTSLIVSLVKGRFISNLQDVLPPVTIPRDFSSSPYSPKSTILVDTNNANPTTLQRELKNADVIWLVYSDHESYERVSLYWMMTFRSLGLNLPVILCKNKCDEYGEHSASATADTKVEDEEFIPILMEYKEVDTCIKTSARTQFDVNQAFYLCQRSITHPIAPLFDARVGELKPLVVQALKRIFLLSDKDQDNYLNDEEITALQRKCFGRSIDINELNFIKKTLLDISLPSQEYDGYVLYEPEKGITKDGFLVLNKIYAEKGRHETTWGILRAFQYTDSLSIMDKALYPKLNIPETSSIELSPKGYRFLVDLFLRFDMDNDGGLNENELTFLFKCTPGLPKLWSETNFPYSTVVNYRGCITLQGWLAQWSMTTFLDYKITTAYLVYFGFEEDARVALQITKPRRMRRRAGRLYRSSVADRKVFNCFVVGNPKSGKSSLLESFLGRPFAETYSPTLRPQMAVNSLELKGGKQYYLILQEFGGQENAILENRDKIKKCDVMCLVYDSSDPESFSYLVDLVNTHESLQDLPIVFVALKADLDKVQQRCYIQPDEFTEQLYMDHPLHISSTWPSSLNELFIKITEAALVPGRNTPGFPPESKVNDTDYKQAIMIVGSTVGFISLLTFTMVKLLKPFKYRR, translated from the coding sequence ATGACCAAAGAAACCATTAGGGTCGTTTTATGCGGTGATGACGGTGTTGGTAAAACGAGTTTAATCGTTTCGTTGGTAAAGGGGAGATTTATATCTAATCTACAAGATGTGCTGCCACCTGTTACAATTCCGAGAGATTTTTCTTCGAGCCCATATTCACCCAAGAGTACAATCTTAGTTGATACCAATAATGCTAATCCTACTACTCTACAGAgggaattgaaaaatgcgGATGTCATATGGTTGGTCTATAGTGATCACGAATCATATGAAAGGGTCTCACTGTATTGGATGATGACATTTAGGTCTCTGGGATTGAATTTACCAGTGATATTGTGTAAGAATAAATGCGATGAATATGGTGAACACAGTGCAAGTGCTACCGCAGATACAaaagtggaagatgaagaatttataCCTATACTTATGGAATACAAGGAAGTGGATACATGTATTAAGACAAGTGCTCGGACACAGTTCGATGTAAACCAAGCTTTCTATCTGTGTCAAAGGTCTATAACGCATCCAATAGCACCGTTATTTGACGCTAGAGTCGGTGAATTGAAACCGTTAGTGGTACAAGCGCTGAAGAGAATATTTTTACTTTCAGATAAAGATCAAGATAATTATttaaatgatgaagagattaCAGCACTGCAAAGGAAATGTTTTGGGAGAAGCATCGAtatcaatgaattgaattttatTAAAAAGACATTGTTAGATATTTCACTACCATCACAGGAATACGATGGCTACGTGCTTTATGAACCGGAAAAAGGTATTACAAAGGATGGATTCTTAGTGCTAAACAAGATATATGCTGAGAAAGGTAGACATGAGACTACCTGGGGGATTTTACGTGCATTTCAATACACGGATTCACTGTCTATTATGGACAAAGCTCTTTATCCCAAATTAAACATTCCTGAGACTTCAAGTATCGAATTAAGTCCCAAAGGTTATAGATTTTTGGTGGATTTATTCCTAAGGTTTGATATGGATAATGATGGTGgattaaatgaaaatgaacTGACCTTTTTGTTTAAATGTACACCAGGTCTGCCGAAATTATGGTCGGAAACCAACTTTCCTTACTCTACTGTGGTTAATTACCGCGGATGTATCACTCTACAAGGTTGGTTGGCACAATGGAGTATGACTACATTCCTTGATTATAAGATTACTACAGCATATCTGGTatattttggatttgaagaagatgctaGAGTTGCTTTACAAATTACGAAACCTCGTAGAATGAGAAGAAGAGCGGGAAGATTGTACAGATCTTCGGTTGCAGATCGTAAAGTATTCAACTGTTTCGTCGTGGGTAATCCCAAGAGCGGTAAGAGCTCGTTGTTAGAATCCTTCTTGGGGAGGCCATTTGCAGAAACTTATTCACCTACATTAAGACCACAGATGGCTGTTAACAgtttagaattgaaaggCGGGAAACAATACTATCTAATTctacaagaatttggtgGTCAAGAGAATGCAATCTTAGAGAATCGAGATAAGATTAAAAAATGTGATGTTATGTGCTTGGTTTACGATTCTAGTGATCCTGAATCCTTTTCATATCTGGTAGATCTAGTCAATACCCATGAAAGTTTACAGGACTTACCGATAGTTTTCGTAGCACTCAAGGCTGATTTGGATAAAGTACAACAGAGATGTTACATCCAACCCGATGAATTTACAGAACAACTGTATATGGATCATCCATTACACATATCCTCCACATGGCCCAGTTCCTTAAACGAATTGTTTATAAAGATTACTGAAGCTGCTTTGGTTCCCGGTAGAAACACGCCAGGATTCCCACCAGAATCCAAAGTTAATGATACAGACTACAAGCAAGCTATAATGATAGTTGGTTCAACTGTTGGCTTCATTTCGCTATTGACTTTTacgatggtgaaattgttAAAGCCATTCAAATACAGGCGATAG
- the BOL1 gene encoding Bol1p (similar to uniprot|Q3E793 Saccharomyces cerevisiae YAL044W-A Similar to pombe uvi31 putative DNA repair protein) → MASNRSIDGPMAKAIKAKMQISFPRMTHFAMFNDSYKHAGHHGIAEVDKTGETHFRLEIVSDEFSGVPLPQRHRMVYQLLQEEMSAAGGGVHALQLTTRTVGEQKKREKN, encoded by the coding sequence ATGGCATCAAATCGTAGTATAGATGGACCTATGGCCAAGGCCATAAAGGCCAAAATGCAAATATCTTTCCCCAGAATGACCCATTTTGCCATGTTTAACGATTCATATAAGCATGCAGGACATCATGGAATTGCAGAAGTCGATAAAACTGGTGAAACACATTTCAGATTAGAAATTGTAAGCGATGAGTTTTCCGGTGTGCCATTACCGCAAAGGCATAGGATGGTCTACCAATTGCTCCAAGAAGAGATGTCAGCTGCTGGCGGCGGCGTACATGCTCTACAGTTAACCACCAGAACCGTTGGTGAGCAGAAAAAGCGTGAAAAGAActaa
- the SPC72 gene encoding gamma-tubulin complex subunit SPC72 (similar to uniprot|P39723 Saccharomyces cerevisiae YAL047C SPC72 Component of the cytoplasmic Tub4p (gamma-tubulin) complex binds spindle pole bodies and links them to microtubules has roles in astral microtubule formation and stabilization) has product MDSVEIQTRSTTNSRSNSNDMTHHSNPDARIRLQKDSSDVEDNYDNDETSGFTLPQLKDSMTPWRANDRPVADKKHNTSLDVVSPINSRPATRNSLFSIDGAYTVASSSASNEVDNLQRQLTIYKLKVRALLELIKQFNYIGDDVENSTGGDNDGFYQKLISTIAQNDDVEELKTQMHGLEIGSDVKTETIRELRDQLTEMESRWKQTKEEHAETLEYANEYIGLNEQITTCIDELLNLLMENLELSPEETKNLQDAKNTSPEFAMAKMNALSVTLGKILRDLHEKRKSEKDNIAAIANSTELEAEGEPLAKNDSGNESVMDTQFEIAIEGIHEQYDNFVKSIQAKLDKSAQLEKTLAGKLAQQTEILKSIEEESRNKDQLNSKDSRRRASFLSDISDLGRRASVDLSKSYQEHVDGLNHLVQTLKSSIAEKNQELGQLRLQLQDQDQLVKREQRSRLDLKTLEDLTNQKEKTWEEFVNSLEESIETFQLEKQDLLEENDQLRRENSKLDEALEKIAQKTEAYQEQRHQLNNKIRTMTDELVGLKDENSALHKLVFNVENINKTIHKQKSEFTKFQAHLLLHLENVYKTLSKILQKKSIDQSKHKLEVLRQMNDLSQMRNMQPKLESLYNFIETALESVVESYMMVIIAEKDKQHTGRGHEREMQLRIEELERKWVSERERRKLDSNAAEVQISKLEAENEALREKLYNMTIR; this is encoded by the coding sequence ATGGATTCGGTAGAGATTCAAACTCGATCAACGACCAACTCAAGGTCTAATAGTAATGATATGACACATCACTCTAACCCTGACGCTCGAATAAGGCTACAGAAAGATTCCTCGGATGTCGAGGATAATTACGATAATGATGAGACCTCAGGATTTACATTACCGCAGTTAAAAGATTCTATGACACCATGGAGAGCTAATGATAGACCAGTTGCAGATAAGAAGCACAATACGTCACTTGATGTAGTATCGCCCATAAATTCAAGACCTGCTACGAGAAATTCACTTTTCTCCATTGATGGTGCATATACTGTGGCATCTTCATCCGCCTCGAATGAAGTAGACAATTTGCAGAGGCAATTGACGATCTATAAATTAAAGGTAAGGGCGCTTTTAGAACTAATCAAACAATTTAACTACATTGGAGATGACGTGGAAAATAGTACTGGAGGTGATAACGATGGATTTTACCAAAAACTAATCTCTACTATTGCccaaaatgatgatgtagaagaattgaaaaccCAAATGCATGGTTTGGAAATAGGTTCAGATGTAAAGACGGAAACAATACGAGAATTGagagatcaattgacaGAGATGGAAAGCCGTTGGAAACAGACAAAGGAGGAACATGCTGAAACTTTAGAATACGCTAATGAATACATTGGGCTCAACGAACAAATTACAACTTGCATTGATGAATTGCTAAATCTACTCATGGAGAATTTAGAACTATCACCAGAAGAGACCAAAAATTTGCAAGATGCTAAAAACACTTCACCTGAATTCGCGATGGCAAAGATGAATGCTCTATCTGTAACATTGGGTAAAATTCTTAGGGACCTGCACGAAAAGAGGAAATCGGAAAAAGATAACATAGCCGCCATAGCCAATAGTACGGAATTGGAAGCAGAAGGAGAGCCATTAGCTAAGAATGATTCTGGAAATGAATCTGTCATGGACacccaatttgaaataGCAATTGAAGGAATTCATGAACAATATGATAATTTCGTCAAAAGTATACAGGCAAAATTGGATAAGTCTGCCCAATTAGAGAAAACTCTTGCTGGCAAATTGGCTCAACAGACCGAAATCTTAAAATCTATAGAGGAAGAATCTCGAAATAAGGATCaattaaattcaaaagattctaGAAGGCGTGCCTCGTTTCTTTCGGACATTAGTGATTTGGGAAGACGTGCAAGTGTAGATCTATCCAAATCTTATCAAGAGCATGTCGATGGTTTAAACCATTTGGTACAAActttaaaatcttccatAGCTGAAAAGAACCAGGAGTTAGGGCAGCTACGAttacaattacaagatcaagatcaattaGTCAAAAGGGAACAACGATCGAGGCTAGATCTAAAAACCCTAGAGGATCTGACAAaccaaaaggaaaagacttgggaagaatttgttaaCAGTTTGGAGGAGAGCATAGAAACCTTCCAACTGGAAAAGCAAGATTTGTTGGAGGAGAATGATCAATTAAGAAGggaaaattccaaattagATGAAGCTCTGGAGAAGATAGCTCAAAAGACCGAAGCTtatcaagaacaaagaCATCAGTtgaataataaaataagGACAATGACAGATGAATTGGTGGGtttaaaagatgaaaaCAGTGCATTGCATAAGTTGGTATTCAATGTAGAAAATATTAACAAAACTATTCATAAGCAAAAATctgaatttaccaaattccAAGCACATCTTTTACTCCATCTAGAAAATGTTTACAAGACATTAAGCAAAATCttacaaaaaaaatccaTAGATCAATCGAAACACAAATTAGAGGTCTTACGTCAGATGAACGATTTATCTCAAATGAGAAACATGCAACCAAAATTAGAATCACTTTACAATTTCATCGAAACAGCTTTGGAATCAGTTGTGGAATCGTATATGATGGTTATAATAGCGGAAAAGGACAAACAACACACGGGAAGAGGTCATGAAAGGGAAATGCAATTGAGAATTGAAGAGTTGGAAAGAAAATGGGTCTCAGAAAGAGAACGTCGTAAATTGGATAGCAATGCAGCTGAAGTACAAATAAGTAAGTTAGAAGCTGAAAACGAAGCACTCAGGGAGAAACTCTACAACATGACGATTAGATGA
- the PRE10 gene encoding proteasome core particle subunit alpha 7 (highly similar to uniprot|P21242 Saccharomyces cerevisiae YOR362C PRE10 20S proteasome alpha-type subunit): protein MTSIGTGYDLANSVFSPDGRNFQVEYAVKAVENGTTSIGIRCNDGVVFAVEKLVSSKLLVPKRNVKIQTIDRHVGCVYSGLIPDGRHLVNRGREEAQSHKKTFGESIPLQALADRLGYYVQAHTLYNSVRPFGVTAIFGGVDDKGPHLYMLEPSGTFWGYKGAATGKGRQTAKAELEKVIDQHPEGLSAKDAVKEAAKVIYLAHEDNKEKDFELEVSWCSLKETNGLHKLVGNELLEEAIEYAKKEVNGDQDSDSDASSDEEGGNNNNGDDNDNNRSGANVDAEGDVQIE from the coding sequence ATGACATCTATAGGAACTGGTTACGATCTTGCGAACAGTGTTTTTTCGCCAGATGGTAGGAATTTCCAAGTGGAATATGCAGTGAAGGCGGTTGAGAACGGTACTACTTCTATTGGTATTAGATGCAATGATGGTGTTGTATTTGCTGTAGAGAAACTAGTTTCTTCGAAGCTGCTGGTCCCTAAACGTAATGTAAAGATTCAAACCATTGATCGTCACGTTGGTTGTGTTTACTCTGGATTAATTCCTGATGGTAGACATTTAGTTAACAGAGGTCGTGAAGAAGCTCAAAGTCACAAGAAAACATTTGGTGAATCAATTCCACTACAAGCGTTAGCTGATCGTCTTGGTTATTACGTGCAGGCACATACTTTGTACAATAGTGTGAGACCATTTGGTGTGACGGCAAtctttggtggtgttgACGATAAAGGTCCTCATCTTTATATGTTAGAACCAAGTGGTACGTTTTGGGGATATAAAGGTGCTGCAACGGGTAAAGGTAGACAAACTGCTAAGgcagaattagaaaaagTAATTGACCAGCATCCTGAGGGCCTATCAGCAAAGGATGCTGTTAAAGAAGCCGCTAAAGTGATTTATTTGGCTCACGAAGATAACAAGGAGAAAGATTTTGAATTAGAGGTAAGTTGGtgttctttgaaagaaacGAATGGATTACACAAACTTGTAGGAAATGAATTGTTAGAGGAAGCCATCGAATATGCCAAGAAAGAAGTCAATGGTGATCAAGATAGTGACAGTGATGCTTcaagtgatgaagaaggtggtaacaataacaatggcgacgataatgataacaaCAGGTCAGGCGCTAATGTGGACGCCGAAGGTGACGTTCAAATAGAGTAA
- the GCV3 gene encoding glycine decarboxylase subunit H (similar to uniprot|P39726 Saccharomyces cerevisiae YAL044C GCV3 H subunit of the mitochondrial glycine decarboxylase complex required for the catabolism of glycine to 5 10-methylene-THF expression is regulated by levels of levels of 5 10-methylene-THF in the cytoplasm), translating into MFSRTLLRTINPLRISVRAQSSNALSKAALPFTYSPSGPSAVKYTTQHEWLAAHADGTAFLGITKYASDALGDATYVELPEKETQLEAGEAYGSVESVKSASEVYQPVAGEIIEANDKLESQPQLINSDPLGEGWIARIKIAEPDSLETQEGLLTLEQYERSLKEDE; encoded by the coding sequence ATGTTCTCAAGAACCCTACTGCGTACTATTAATCCTCTACGTATTTCTGTAAGAGCTCAATCATCTAACGCATTGTCAAAGGCTGCTCTTCCATTCACATATTCTCCATCCGGTCCATCTGCTGTTAAATACACAACCCAACACGAATGGCTAGCTGCACACGCTGATGGTACCGCATTCTTAGGTATCACTAAATATGCCTCCGATGCCCTAGGTGATGCAACCTATGTGGAATTACCTGAAAAGGAGACTCAATTGGAAGCCGGTGAAGCTTATGGTTCAGTAGAATCTGTTAAATCCGCATCCGAAGTTTACCAACCTGTTGCAGGTGAAATCATCGAAGCTAATGACAAATTGGAGTCCCAACCACAATTGATCAACTCTGACCCTCTCGGTGAAGGCTGGATCGCTCGTATTAAAATTGCTGAACCTGATTCCCTTGAGACACAAGAAGGTCTACTGACTTTAGAACAATACGAAcgttctttgaaagaagatgaataG
- the PRT1 gene encoding translation initiation factor eIF3 core subunit b (highly similar to uniprot|P06103 Saccharomyces cerevisiae YOR361C PRT1 Subunit of the core complex of translation initiation factor 3(eIF3) essential for translation part of a subcomplex (Prt1p-Rpg1p-Nip1p) that stimulates binding of mRNA and tRNA(i)Met to ribosomes), with amino-acid sequence MATSAEEIRIEDIPVDDVDFSDLEEKYKVKDDFNFDQYVVVTGAPVIPESKAPVLKKALNGLFSKAGKVVEIEFPIDESTKKTKGFLFVECASPADGNKIIKAFHGKRLDLKHRLFIYTMKDVEKYNSENFNTEFEEPEIPNMVPSGDLKWWLQDQEGRDQFVLQSDDLTTVFWNSAVSKTDAVVESRNNWSSNYVRWSPKGTYLFSYHDQGAVAWGGPNFDRLMRFYHPQVRISSVSPNEKYLVTFSADPIKADEDIKECPFTKKSDGHQIAIWEISSGLLMTTFPVVKSPFLHWPLVKWSFNDKYCARMVGDTLVVHDCDNGFAPMENKSLKVPGIRDFQFAPTGVELQPFRANDEPSVLLAYWTPETNNMSCKGTVVEVPRGRVLKTVNLVQVSNVTIHWQNKSEFLCFNVERHTKSGKTLFSNLEICKIAEKDIPGEKIEIKDCVTQFAWEPNGNRFVTIAVRDTGDDNPAIPKHVVDFWAPESKEKSKVKNGEIKRWVLVKSIANKFSNTISWSPAGRFVVVATLVKPNVRKSDFDFYDMDYSGEKIINDAKDASAALKDVAHPTFLSATDMVWDPSGRFLALWSSSLKHKMENGFKIFNIAGNLIREEVIANFKNFSWRPRPEHLLTNAEKKKVRKNLREWSAQFEEQDAMEADSAMRDLILSQRESLKNWHEYRQATSSLLKKEFGYEAFDVLPEALDSNDYTVIEEVREEILEEKEEKVDQVEN; translated from the coding sequence ATGGCTACCAGCgctgaagaaattagaatTGAAGACATTCCCGTTGATGATGTGGATTTTTCCGATTTAGAGGAGAAGTACAAGGTTAAAGATGACTTTAACTTTGATCAATACGTCGTTGTTACTGGTGCTCCCGTGATCCCAGAATCGAAGGCACCTGTCTTGAAGAAGGCATTGAATGGTTTGTTTTCTAAAGCCGGTAAAGTTGTTGAAATagaatttccaattgatgaatccaCAAAGAAGACTAAAGGTTTCCTCTTTGTTGAATGTGCATCTCCTGCTGATGGTAATAAGATTATCAAGGCATTCCATGGTAAGAGATTGGATCTAAAACACCGTCTTTTCATCTATACCATGAAGGATGTGGAAAAATACAATTCTGAAAACTTTAACactgaatttgaagaaccaGAAATTCCTAACATGGTCCCATCTGgagatttgaaatggtGGTTACAAGATCAAGAAGGTAGAGATCAATTTGTGTTGCAAAGTGATGATTTGACTACCGTGTTCTGGAATTCCGCTGTTTCCAAGACTGATGCTGTTGTAGAATCAAGAAATAACTGGTCAAGCAATTACGTTAGATGGTCTCCAAAGGGTACTTACCTTTTCTCATACCATGATCAAGGTGCTGTTGCTTGGGGTGGTCCAAACTTTGACCGTTTAATGAGATTTTACCATCCTCAAGTGAGAATTTCTTCTGTATCACCAAACGAGAAATACTTGGTTACTTTCTCTGCTGACCCAATTAAGGCTGATGAAGACATTAAAGAGTGTCCATTTACCAAGAAGAGCGATGGTCATCAAATTGCAATTTGGGAAATCAGCTCAGGTTTATTAATGACCACTTTCCCTGTGGTCAAGAGTCCTTTCTTGCACTGGCCTTTGGTCAAATGGTCATTCAATGACAAGTACTGTGCACGTATGGTAGGTGATACTTTGGTTGTCCACGATTGTGACAATGGATTCGCTCCAATGGAAaacaaatctttgaagGTCCCAGGTATTAGAGACTTCCAATTTGCCCCCACCGGTGTGGAACTTCAACCTTTCAGAGCAAATGATGAACCATCTGTTCTTTTGGCTTACTGGACTCCAGAGACTAACAACATGTCTTGTAAAGGTACCGTGGTGGAAGTTCCACGTGGTAGAGTTTTGAAGACTGTGAACTTGGTTCAAGTTTCCAACGTTACCATCCACTGGCAAAATAAATCTGAATTTTTGTGCTTCAACGTTGAACGTCACACCAAGTCTGGTAAGACTCTGTTCAGCAACTTGGAAATCTGTAAGATtgctgaaaaggatattcctggtgaaaaaattgaaataaaaGACTGTGTTACCCAATTTGCTTGGGAACCTAATGGAAACAGATTTGTTACCATTGCAGTTAGAGAtactggtgatgataaCCCTGCAATTCCAAAACATGTGGTTGACTTCTGGGCTCCTGAATCCAAGGAGAAATCAAAGGTTAAGAATGGTGAAATTAAGCGTTGGGTTCTTGTCAAGAGTATTGCCAACAAGTTTTCCAATACCATTTCATGGTCGCCTGCCGGTAGATTTGTTGTGGTTGCCACTTTGGTTAAGCCTAACGTGAGAAAGTCCGACTTCGATTTCTACGATATGGATTACTctggtgaaaagatcatCAACGATGCTAAGGATGCTTCTGCAGCCTTGAAAGATGTTGCACACCCAACTTTCCTATCTGCTACCGATATGGTTTGGGATCCATCTGGTCGTTTCTTGGCCCTTTGGTCAAGTTCTTTGAAACACAAGATGGAAAACGGTTTCAAGATTTTCAACATTGCAGGTAACTTGATTCGTGAAGAAGTAATTGCAAActtcaagaatttctcatGGAGACCAAGACCAGAACATTTGTTGACCAATgctgagaagaagaaggtcAGAAAGAATTTGAGAGAATGGTCAGCCCAATTCGAAGAACAAGATGCCATGGAAGCTGACAGCGCTATGAGAGATCTAATTTTGAGCCAACGTGAATCATTGAAGAACTGGCACGAATACAGACAAGCCACTTCTTCTCTATTAAAGAAGGAGTTCGGTTACGAAGCATTTGACGTTTTACCTGAAGCTTTAGATTCTAATGACTACACCGTTATAGAGGAAGTTCGTGAAGAGATTttggaagagaaagagGAGAAAGTCGATCAAGTAGAAAattga
- the MBF1 gene encoding multiprotein-bridging factor 1 (some similarities with uniprot|Q86ZS7 Saccharomyces cerevisiae YOR298C-A) encodes MSDWESTTVIGRRARAGGSGPRANVARSQGQVNEAKRSGLVLSVDKKYGTTNTRGNSEGQRLTKVDRETDIVKPKKLDTEVGKIISRARNEKKLSQKDLATRINEKPTVVNDYEAARAIPNQQVLSKIERTLGVKLRGKNIGEPLGGPKKK; translated from the coding sequence ATGTCTGATTGGGAATCAACTACTGTCATCGGTCGTAGAGCTCGTGCTGGAGGTTCTGGTCCAAGAGCTAACGTAGCTCGTTCTCAAGGTCAAGTCAACGAAGCAAAAAGAAGCGGTCTAGTCCTTTCCGTTGACAAGAAATACGGTACTACAAATACTCGTGGTAACAGTGAAGGTCAAAGATTGACAAAGGTGGATAGAGAAACTGATATCGTCAAGCCAAAGAAACTAGACACCGAAGTTGGTAAAATCATTTCTCGTGCTCGTAACGAAAAGAAGCTATCTCAAAAGGACTTAGCCACCAGAATTAACGAAAAACCAACTGTTGTTAACGATTACGAGGCTGCAAGAGCTATCCCTAACCAGCAAGTGCTGTCAAAGATCGAAAGAACCTTGGGTGTTAAGCTAAGGGGTAAGAACATTGGTGAACCATTGGGTGgaccaaagaagaaatga